One Azospirillum brasilense DNA window includes the following coding sequences:
- the hybA gene encoding hydrogenase 2 operon protein HybA, which translates to MSKNMMSKNKTSVSRRGFLRNAVKGSAAAAAAACTTVVAAPPEANALVRPPKPLPPDAVGLLYDSTLCIGCKACVTACKEVNHMPPDVGPAQQGWNAGGGDQPIYDSPVELSARTLNVIKAYSHGTGATKDAAENGFAFIKRQCLHCADPSCVSVCPVSAMTKDAKTGIVNHDPSACIGCRYCVLSCPFGVPKYDYNDAFGEIKKCQLCKQQLAKNELPGCADVCPTGATLFGRTEDLKAEAKRRTALKVGEYAHFPRGDIAGKVGGPRSGHEKLVEAAYQTHIYGEKELGGTQCLAVSAVPFDKLNLPTNVPENGYPTLSEGIQHTLYAGMIAPATVFAGLAYLAHRNTKNHTDE; encoded by the coding sequence ATGTCGAAAAACATGATGTCGAAGAACAAGACATCGGTCTCGCGGCGCGGCTTCCTGCGGAACGCGGTCAAGGGCAGCGCGGCCGCCGCCGCAGCGGCCTGCACCACCGTGGTCGCCGCCCCGCCGGAGGCCAACGCGCTGGTCCGTCCGCCCAAGCCGCTGCCGCCCGACGCCGTCGGGCTGCTCTACGACAGCACGCTGTGCATCGGCTGCAAGGCCTGCGTGACCGCCTGCAAGGAGGTCAACCACATGCCGCCCGACGTCGGCCCGGCCCAGCAGGGCTGGAACGCGGGGGGCGGTGACCAGCCGATCTACGACAGCCCGGTGGAGCTGTCGGCCAGGACGCTGAACGTCATCAAGGCCTACAGCCACGGCACCGGCGCCACCAAGGATGCGGCGGAGAACGGCTTCGCCTTCATCAAGCGGCAGTGCCTGCACTGCGCCGATCCGTCCTGCGTGTCGGTCTGCCCGGTGTCGGCGATGACCAAGGACGCGAAGACCGGCATCGTCAACCACGACCCGAGCGCCTGCATCGGCTGCCGCTACTGCGTGCTGTCCTGCCCGTTCGGCGTGCCGAAGTACGACTACAACGACGCCTTCGGCGAGATCAAAAAGTGCCAGCTGTGCAAGCAGCAGCTCGCCAAGAACGAGCTTCCGGGCTGCGCCGACGTCTGCCCCACCGGGGCGACGCTGTTCGGCCGCACGGAGGACCTCAAGGCGGAGGCCAAGCGCCGCACCGCGCTGAAGGTGGGCGAGTACGCGCACTTCCCGCGCGGCGACATCGCCGGCAAAGTCGGCGGTCCGCGCTCCGGCCATGAGAAGCTCGTGGAGGCGGCTTACCAGACGCACATCTACGGCGAAAAGGAGCTGGGCGGCACGCAGTGCCTCGCGGTGTCTGCCGTGCCGTTCGACAAGCTGAACCTGCCCACCAACGTGCCGGAGAACGGCTATCCGACCCTGTCGGAAGGCATCCAGCACACGCTCTACGCGGGCATGATCGCCCCCGCCACGGTGTTCGCCGGTCTCGCCTATCTGGCGCACCGCAACACCAAGAACCACACCGACGAGTGA
- a CDS encoding hydrogenase small subunit, translated as MPDGHVDLDAEHIGDLDEYEGALAGLSRREFLTYCTGVAATLGLSPAFGVKIANAAVAAPRPTVIWLSGQACTGCTESLLRTHHPSLETLILDTISLDYNETLMTGSGHQAENWKQQAMKDNWGKYLMVTDGSIPTKDGGVYCKVAGKTYKDAVLECAKGAAAVISMGSCSSWGGWPSTGVNPTGAVGLNEIIKDKPVVSVPGCPPNPYNFLSLVLHFVAFGKLPELDDKMRPKFAYGRLIHENCERRPHFDAGRFAMEFGDYGHRQGYCLYKLGCKGPETYANCPSVGFNDVGQGTWPVGTGHPCFGCTEKGVGFTKGIHELASLKSVAPPNTYPAVAVDKGEGISAGAAAVVAGIAGAAVGAGAVISSRLGKQDAKTESSSTAAE; from the coding sequence ATGCCCGACGGACATGTGGATCTCGACGCCGAGCACATCGGCGATCTCGACGAGTATGAGGGTGCGCTGGCCGGCCTGTCCCGCCGGGAGTTCCTGACCTACTGCACGGGCGTGGCCGCCACGCTGGGCCTGTCCCCCGCCTTCGGCGTGAAGATCGCCAACGCCGCCGTGGCCGCGCCGCGCCCGACGGTGATCTGGCTGTCGGGCCAGGCCTGCACCGGCTGCACCGAATCGCTGCTGCGCACCCATCACCCGTCGCTCGAGACGCTGATCCTCGACACCATCTCGCTCGACTACAACGAGACGCTGATGACCGGCTCCGGCCACCAAGCCGAGAACTGGAAGCAGCAGGCGATGAAGGACAATTGGGGCAAGTACCTGATGGTCACCGACGGCTCCATCCCGACGAAGGACGGGGGCGTCTATTGCAAGGTCGCCGGCAAGACCTACAAGGACGCCGTGCTGGAGTGCGCCAAGGGCGCCGCCGCGGTCATCTCCATGGGCTCCTGCTCCTCCTGGGGCGGCTGGCCGTCGACCGGCGTCAATCCCACGGGCGCCGTCGGCCTGAACGAGATCATCAAGGACAAGCCGGTCGTCTCCGTCCCCGGCTGCCCGCCGAACCCCTACAATTTCCTGTCGCTGGTCCTGCATTTCGTCGCCTTCGGCAAGCTGCCGGAGCTGGACGACAAGATGCGCCCGAAGTTCGCCTACGGCCGCCTGATCCACGAGAACTGCGAGCGCCGCCCGCATTTCGACGCCGGACGCTTCGCGATGGAGTTCGGCGACTATGGCCACCGCCAGGGCTACTGTCTCTACAAGCTCGGCTGCAAGGGGCCGGAGACCTACGCGAACTGTCCGTCCGTCGGCTTCAACGACGTCGGCCAGGGCACTTGGCCGGTCGGCACCGGCCATCCCTGCTTCGGCTGCACCGAAAAGGGCGTCGGCTTCACCAAGGGCATCCATGAACTGGCCTCGCTGAAGTCGGTCGCGCCGCCCAACACCTACCCGGCGGTCGCCGTGGACAAGGGCGAGGGCATCTCCGCCGGGGCCGCGGCGGTGGTCGCCGGCATCGCCGGCGCGGCGGTCGGCGCCGGCGCCGTCATTTCCAGCCGGCTCGGCAAGCAGGACGCGAAGACCGAATCCTCCTCCACCGCCGCCGAGTGA
- a CDS encoding methyl-accepting chemotaxis protein — translation MLKALKNLKIGPKVYLLVGLQAAVAAVTGLMGLAAMQDLAGKSEAIERASDRQVLGEQLNGLVLAVVMDSRGVYMARDRAEVDKFGKPLLDNLNTLGERLGTLKRLTPAEGQAALAPVAAKAEEFIRFRTELVRLAREKGSAEARTYGDNDANRSNRQALNGAIQTLSTSQDGVIDRLHDELVSARQHWTTLMLAIGVGGVLFGVLLAVLVARDMIARPIARMTAAMKTIAAGNTTAEVPGTGQGDEVGDMAEAVLVFRDGLRRANDLAEQERREIDVRRQRQERLEALTQGFAQKIEGLCRTLNGEADSIRSSAESLTHSAADASRRSSTVAAAAEQATGNVQTVAAATEELSTSIGSISQRLGEAARIASEAEREAQRTNSTIQGLAQAAEKIGAVVNLITEIASQTNLLALNATIEAARAGEAGKGFAVVAQEVKSLANQTARATEEISAQIVAIQSETQQAVGAISGIVGTIERISDISTNVAAAVEQQGSATQEIARNVQEAAIGTQEVSSTISGVSQSADHTGEAAGGLLSAAKGLSVHARTLQSDVDDFTRQMKAV, via the coding sequence ATGTTGAAAGCGCTTAAGAATTTAAAGATCGGGCCGAAGGTCTATCTTCTCGTGGGGCTGCAGGCGGCGGTGGCCGCGGTGACCGGCCTGATGGGGCTGGCCGCCATGCAGGATCTGGCCGGCAAGTCCGAGGCCATCGAACGGGCGTCGGACCGCCAAGTGCTGGGCGAGCAGCTCAACGGCCTCGTCCTGGCCGTCGTCATGGACTCGCGCGGCGTCTACATGGCCCGCGACCGGGCCGAGGTGGACAAGTTCGGCAAGCCCCTGCTGGACAATCTGAACACCCTTGGCGAGCGGCTCGGCACCCTGAAGCGCCTCACCCCGGCGGAGGGGCAAGCCGCGCTGGCCCCGGTGGCGGCGAAAGCCGAGGAGTTCATCCGCTTCCGTACGGAACTGGTGCGCCTCGCCCGCGAGAAGGGGTCCGCGGAAGCCCGCACATACGGCGACAACGACGCCAACCGCAGCAACCGCCAAGCGTTGAACGGCGCGATCCAGACGCTCAGCACCAGTCAGGACGGCGTGATCGACCGCCTGCACGACGAATTGGTGTCGGCACGCCAGCACTGGACCACCCTGATGCTCGCCATCGGTGTCGGCGGCGTGCTCTTCGGCGTCCTGCTGGCCGTCCTGGTCGCCCGCGACATGATCGCGCGCCCCATCGCCCGCATGACCGCGGCGATGAAGACCATCGCCGCCGGCAACACCACGGCCGAGGTGCCCGGCACCGGCCAGGGCGACGAGGTCGGCGACATGGCGGAGGCCGTTCTGGTCTTCCGCGACGGGCTGCGGCGCGCCAATGACTTGGCCGAGCAGGAGCGCCGCGAGATCGACGTGCGCCGCCAGCGTCAGGAACGGCTGGAGGCCCTGACCCAGGGCTTCGCCCAGAAGATCGAGGGGCTGTGCCGCACCCTGAACGGCGAGGCCGACAGCATCCGCAGCAGCGCCGAATCGCTGACCCACTCCGCCGCCGACGCCTCGCGCCGCAGCTCGACCGTCGCCGCCGCGGCGGAGCAGGCCACCGGCAACGTCCAGACCGTGGCGGCGGCGACCGAGGAGCTGTCCACCTCCATCGGCTCGATCAGCCAGCGCCTCGGCGAGGCCGCCCGCATCGCCAGCGAGGCGGAGCGGGAGGCCCAGCGCACCAACAGCACGATCCAGGGGCTCGCCCAGGCGGCGGAGAAGATCGGCGCGGTGGTCAACCTCATCACCGAGATCGCCAGCCAGACCAACCTGCTGGCGCTGAACGCGACCATCGAGGCGGCCCGCGCCGGCGAGGCTGGCAAGGGCTTCGCCGTGGTGGCGCAGGAGGTGAAGAGCCTCGCCAACCAGACCGCCCGCGCCACCGAGGAGATCTCCGCCCAGATCGTCGCCATCCAGAGCGAGACCCAGCAGGCGGTCGGCGCGATCAGCGGCATCGTCGGCACCATCGAGCGGATCAGCGACATCAGCACCAACGTCGCCGCCGCGGTGGAGCAGCAGGGCTCCGCCACCCAGGAAATCGCCCGCAACGTGCAGGAGGCCGCGATCGGCACGCAGGAGGTCTCCTCGACCATCTCCGGCGTGTCGCAGTCGGCCGACCACACCGGCGAGGCCGCCGGTGGCCTGCTGAGCGCCGCCAAGGGCCTGTCGGTCCACGCGCGCACCCTGCAGAGCGACGTGGACGACTTCACCCGCCAAATGAAGGCGGTCTGA